Genomic DNA from Cucurbita pepo subsp. pepo cultivar mu-cu-16 chromosome LG13, ASM280686v2, whole genome shotgun sequence:
aaaaaaagtaaaaaaaaaaaaagagaggccATCTGCCGGGGTTCTGCCTTTGCTTTTTCACGCGGACttggaaatgaaattaaattccatttattttttccgaGTATAAATACGACGCGTCCGCTACCACCCCTCCGGCGTTCCCTTTTTTTTGCTGTGTTTTCACTTTTATATATGTTGATCGGAATTAGGGTGAAGCCTCGATGAGCAATATCCCTTCCTCCTTCACTGATTCCTCTTTCAATCTCTTCACCCTCGCCATCTCTTCCTCTCACGCTTGGATCTTCACTCTTTGACAAGCTTCCAATTGCAGCAGCTGCAgcggcttcttcttcttcttcttcttctaattcCGATGGGGTttggcggcggtggcggcggtggcggcggtggCGACAAGCATCAGCACCTCCTGCATCtgaatttccatttccatATTCATTTGCCTCACTTTCACCACCATCATCATCGGAACAAGGTGGAGACTCCCAAGGGGTGTTTGGCTATTCTCGTCGGCCAACAGCAAGAGCGGTTCGTGATTCCTGTCATTTATGTTAACCATCCTTTGTTCGCTCGGCTCTTGAAGGAGGCCGAAGACGAGTATGGCTTCGACCAGAAAGGACCTATCGCCATCCCTTGCCCTGTCGACGACTTCCGTACTCTCCAGGGCATAATTCATCACGATCATCACCcccatcatcttcttcccatCTCCTGTTTTAGGGATTCGTCTCATCCCCATTGCTGATATTGATGAATACCGACCTTAGTTCTTAGTTTTGGGTcctctttgtttgtttgttaattttcTGATACACATAACCAATAGCAATTCATGGTTACCATTGCTTTCTGGAAGTGGAATTGGAATTTCCTCTGTTTATACATTCAAATTATTGTCACTGTCAACATGGTCTAGCTTGCCATTGAATGTTGTATCATATACGAGCTTCTTCAGCCTCAATCATGATGATTAATCTCTGTTTCTTCCTagttaaaattcaaataacgTAATCAAAATTGTCTGAAATTGATTCTCGGAAGGATATTTGACCATTGGaactcttttatctttttaaattggCCCGTTTGACTTCAAAAGATGAGGGATCTCTATCCCAGGGGAAAAGGGGTGGGTGGAGATTGCTTTGCTTGTAAGGATgtaataactttttattattctttctggCAATGACACCTACAGCTTTGCTGACGCGTTTTTCTGTGTATACTAAATCCTCCCTTGAATAACGCCAAGTCAAATTCTCTTTACAACATTATTATGCTTCTTCCACTTACAGTATGTATTGCATTACAGTCTTGCAGATGCCATCATTGACTTCCCAATTATGACCATCCATAGCCCACATGGAATGGACGACATCAGCTCACCCCACCTCAACCCCATCAGTATTCTTACTTTTCTGTTTCCCTTCattgcttttcttttattcatatattcatTACGTTTGGAAGTTCCTCGCTATGTCAAGACTAAACCCATATGTTTacagaaaaacataaaaaagaaacagaatgaAGAATTctaaaatcttgaaaattcTATCTTCAAACGTTTATTTCAATTGAGCACTTAAGTTTGGGAGAATGAAAGAACATAATATAGCATATCAGTTTGACAAGTCTCAGTAAAATCTGTATTCTGATCTCTGCCTTGTTTTTACATGTAGGAAGGATTACAAAGAACTGGGCGGTGAAATGGGAAAGAATGCAATACATGGTACAGcctcatttctttttatgtttctcAATCGCATGGTCCTCTTTTATTCAGTGTTTTGAAGCTGCTAGGAATCAAATTGATAATACAATGAGgagaaaaaatgaatcaaGTGTACAGCTATTGAACTATCTGCTTCTTCTGTGTGTTAATGTCTTGTATTAGAGTAGCGGATTGTAACACCATGTAGAAATCTTGTATATCCGAAAAAACTGAGTTTCCCATCAGAACTTCTTGTCCAATTCTGGAGAAAAGAATGAGCTATAGGACCCAGATTCATTTCCTGAACACATTTTAAACTTGCACTTCAATTCACTGTTGTTAGTTGTGTAAAATGTAGTAATTCCAAGCGTCGAATTGTTTCTTACCTGAACTAACTCATGTACTGAAATGACTCGATTTCCTTCCTGCTCGAAATACTCGAAAGCTCGGGTGGCGATGCTTTCCCATCCTGCAACAGCCTCCAGCTGATATACACTGATTGCAGCTGCGCAGAACTCCTCAAAGCCCATTCTTTTGTTAGCGAGAGGTTCCATCTAAATACAAGTTGGAAATGTTAGTGAAAAAGAATATCAACCACGGCCGGAGAGCATTATGCCAGAGTTGCAGAGAATGTAACTTCATTTTGGTATATGCATAAAAggtgtaacaatccaagcctaccgctagcagatattgtcatctttggacttcccctcaaggcttcaAAATgtatatgctagggagaggtttccacacccttataaagggtgttttgttctcctccccaaccgacgtgggatctcacaatccacatcCCCTTCGGGGTCTAGC
This window encodes:
- the LOC111808084 gene encoding auxin-responsive protein SAUR32: MGFGGGGGGGGGGDKHQHLLHLNFHFHIHLPHFHHHHHRNKVETPKGCLAILVGQQQERFVIPVIYVNHPLFARLLKEAEDEYGFDQKGPIAIPCPVDDFRTLQGIIHHDHHPHHLLPISCFRDSSHPHC